In a single window of the Bacillus mycoides genome:
- a CDS encoding transposase, whose protein sequence is MGKIRVTYDVEFKKKAIDLYLKEGMSYKTIAKELGIHHSVVSRWVKHFEAEGIKGLEEKRGKAKGPGLGRPRVRPEDPEAKIRRLEAENEMLKKLLGM, encoded by the coding sequence ATGGGAAAAATTAGAGTCACTTACGATGTAGAATTTAAGAAAAAAGCTATAGATTTATACTTAAAAGAAGGCATGAGCTATAAAACCATTGCGAAAGAATTAGGTATTCATCACTCGGTTGTAAGTCGCTGGGTGAAACACTTTGAGGCTGAAGGAATCAAAGGACTAGAAGAAAAACGCGGGAAAGCGAAAGGACCAGGTTTAGGTAGACCAAGGGTTAGACCCGAAGATCCTGAAGCTAAGATCCGACGATTAGAAGCGGAAAATGAAATGTTAAAAAAGCTCTTAGGGATGTAA
- the sdaAB gene encoding L-serine ammonia-lyase, iron-sulfur-dependent subunit beta codes for MNMNVASIKEKKVVKYKSCFDVIGPIMIGPSSSHTAGALAIGTVANKLFQGLPKKVVVRYYESFAETHKGHGTDFAIIAGILGFAADDSEVPDAIKIAESKGIDITFIEKAGDSPADHPNTADVYLEDESRSIRTMGISVGGGLIEIKHVEIDGFSLDLQGPLPVIIAISERADFEFVLRRIFKQYDVEINNFHSLEGNRKYLYAFALDSLLPGNLQEELGNLSNIAKLIIL; via the coding sequence ATGAACATGAATGTAGCATCTATTAAAGAAAAAAAGGTTGTTAAATACAAAAGTTGTTTTGATGTGATTGGGCCCATAATGATAGGTCCTTCAAGTTCACATACTGCAGGTGCTTTGGCTATTGGAACAGTAGCCAATAAATTATTTCAAGGTCTTCCAAAAAAAGTCGTGGTAAGGTATTATGAATCATTTGCTGAAACCCATAAAGGACATGGAACTGATTTTGCGATTATTGCTGGGATACTAGGATTTGCAGCCGATGACAGCGAAGTGCCAGATGCTATTAAAATAGCAGAATCTAAAGGAATCGACATTACCTTTATTGAAAAAGCGGGTGATAGTCCTGCTGATCATCCAAATACGGCAGATGTATATTTAGAGGATGAAAGTCGAAGTATTAGAACGATGGGTATTTCTGTCGGCGGTGGATTAATTGAAATCAAACATGTTGAAATTGACGGATTTAGTTTAGATCTGCAGGGGCCATTGCCAGTCATTATTGCAATTTCCGAAAGAGCTGACTTTGAATTTGTTTTACGCAGGATCTTTAAACAATATGATGTAGAAATTAATAACTTTCATAGTTTAGAAGGAAATAGGAAATATTTATATGCATTCGCATTGGATTCGCTATTGCCTGGTAATCTCCAGGAGGAATTAGGAAATTTAAGCAATATAGCTAAGCTCATTATTCTTTAG
- a CDS encoding L,D-transpeptidase family protein: MNNNPINESVEEVERKRVRSSKRFTNWKLIAAGVGVIVLLIGGMSYYQTTHFNSNVTINDTKVGGLNADQAIQKLKTSGLENKVYVDQQQILDEKDTKTELTEKDLPQVKKLLKSQWTFFPSSKEKKYSVLPEKADQYRSETMKKLVEEKLISMNEKLKAPQDAMAKLEQGKVVISKSVDGKQYDVTSLLKDYDKQKYKSEIHLKSTYIQPIKEDDPIVKKEEKALQNLLGQSVEYKVQNEVYPLKAKDLIQNASMSKDMKVTIDASDIKNKIAEINNAKSTLNKNFSFKTHSGSVISVKGQGYGWALDVEKETKQVQQAFEKGEKSLSASNIHGNGWEKEGIGYETTSNNGIGDTYAEVSIADQQIWIYKDGKLVVTTNVVTGKHSTSEDTSPGVWYVLYKRTPYTLKGSAVGKADYAVKVDYWVPFTNSGQGFHDAGWRKDWANNAYLTGGSGGCVNLLPNVAKTVYDSLNTNDPVIVY, translated from the coding sequence ATGAACAATAATCCAATAAATGAATCAGTTGAAGAAGTTGAGAGAAAACGAGTAAGATCAAGCAAACGTTTTACAAATTGGAAGCTTATTGCAGCGGGTGTTGGTGTAATTGTACTTCTCATTGGAGGAATGAGTTATTATCAGACAACTCACTTCAATTCAAATGTTACGATTAATGACACAAAAGTCGGTGGTCTGAACGCTGATCAGGCAATACAGAAATTAAAAACATCTGGACTAGAAAACAAAGTCTATGTTGATCAACAACAAATTTTAGATGAAAAAGATACAAAAACGGAACTTACGGAAAAAGATTTGCCTCAAGTTAAGAAACTATTAAAAAGCCAGTGGACATTTTTCCCTTCCTCAAAGGAAAAAAAATATTCAGTGCTACCGGAAAAGGCGGATCAGTATCGTAGTGAAACGATGAAAAAACTTGTAGAAGAAAAGCTCATCTCTATGAATGAAAAATTAAAAGCGCCTCAAGATGCTATGGCGAAGCTTGAACAAGGAAAAGTTGTTATTTCGAAGAGCGTTGATGGAAAACAGTATGACGTTACTAGTCTACTGAAAGATTACGACAAGCAGAAGTATAAAAGTGAAATTCATCTGAAGTCTACATACATACAGCCTATTAAAGAAGACGATCCGATTGTCAAAAAAGAGGAGAAAGCACTACAGAATCTTCTTGGGCAGTCTGTTGAGTATAAAGTGCAGAATGAAGTGTATCCTTTAAAAGCGAAAGATTTAATTCAGAATGCCTCTATGTCAAAGGATATGAAAGTTACAATCGATGCGAGCGACATTAAAAATAAGATTGCTGAAATTAATAATGCTAAATCAACATTAAATAAAAATTTCAGCTTTAAAACCCATTCCGGTTCGGTCATATCAGTAAAAGGACAAGGCTACGGCTGGGCACTAGATGTTGAAAAAGAAACAAAACAAGTTCAACAAGCTTTTGAAAAGGGTGAAAAATCGCTATCTGCTTCTAATATCCATGGAAATGGTTGGGAAAAGGAAGGTATCGGTTATGAAACAACATCGAATAATGGCATCGGAGACACGTATGCGGAAGTTTCAATTGCAGATCAACAAATTTGGATTTATAAAGATGGGAAATTAGTCGTCACAACAAATGTAGTAACTGGTAAACATAGCACGAGTGAAGATACATCACCAGGTGTGTGGTACGTCTTATATAAACGAACACCATACACGCTCAAAGGCAGCGCAGTAGGTAAAGCTGATTATGCAGTTAAGGTAGATTACTGGGTTCCATTCACAAATAGCGGCCAAGGATTCCATGATGCAGGCTGGCGAAAAGACTGGGCAAATAATGCTTATTTAACAGGGGGATCAGGCGGGTGTGTAAACCTTCTTCCTAATGTTGCAAAAACTGTATATGATAGTTTGAACACTAATGATCCAGTTATTGTGTACTAG
- a CDS encoding LysE family translocator has translation MYGIINYEVFLLTGILLNLIPGADTMYIVGRSISQGRKAGVYSVFGIITGSLVHTLLVAFGLSIILTKSIVLFNTIKVIGVIYLVYLGIKMILDKTNVAFQASSNKLNIRKIYLQGLLTSLTNPKVSLFFIAFLPQFIDTKASGPMPFIILGITFTVTGLLWCLFVAYFSSYVTKKLRGNQKVGMILNKVTGMIFIGMGLKLLQTKAPQ, from the coding sequence ATGTACGGTATTATTAATTACGAAGTGTTTTTACTAACAGGGATTTTATTAAATCTAATTCCTGGCGCAGACACCATGTATATTGTGGGAAGAAGTATTTCACAAGGTAGAAAAGCAGGTGTGTATTCTGTTTTTGGTATTATTACTGGTTCTTTAGTTCATACATTATTGGTTGCTTTTGGTTTATCTATTATACTTACAAAATCCATTGTGTTATTTAACACCATTAAGGTTATAGGTGTTATCTATCTTGTATATTTAGGGATTAAAATGATACTTGATAAAACAAATGTAGCTTTCCAAGCCTCATCCAATAAATTGAACATTAGAAAGATATATTTACAAGGACTCTTAACAAGTCTCACGAATCCAAAAGTCTCTTTATTCTTTATTGCGTTTCTTCCGCAATTTATAGATACAAAGGCTTCAGGCCCTATGCCTTTTATCATTTTAGGAATTACTTTTACAGTCACTGGATTATTGTGGTGTTTATTTGTTGCTTATTTCTCTTCATATGTCACAAAAAAATTAAGAGGAAATCAAAAGGTAGGGATGATTCTAAATAAAGTAACTGGAATGATTTTTATTGGTATGGGGTTAAAGTTGCTTCAAACGAAGGCTCCTCAATAA
- a CDS encoding alpha/beta fold hydrolase: MSTKKRIGSKLLLVGAMCAITIPSVSYAEEVISPKNFEDYSNLYEGRNKDVLKTSLYQNTYNNPFNHQIKSKLKETNTNIKKIDNIDDENPVISTALSFIRSMHTEDYKSAFDLTSRSLQKIISEKWLKNYWEELPTKLPAGSFMGIGEVTQKETNSVHTNVEIKLVFEQFTVPLLIKLDPSGKIDDFQLSMSFSPVADRPSYSKPESFIDKEVVVGSGAFPLPGTLSVPKGKSPFPAVILVHGAGAVDQDSATYALKPFRDLAEGLASKGIAVLRYNKRTYEHGLKTELSPFYTVDKETTDDALLVTHFLQNEPMIDKNQIYILGHSQGGMMIPRIIEKNQNQNIAGAIVMGGAAKAFIDNVLDQFEYRLSIGEMKAEEYKFYKSQFELLKDPNFSSQNPPKDFSLGPPVYWDSIRKIKAAEMSKEQKTPLLILQGERDYRVPSKIEIPFWKEQLKERDNVDYRLYPKLNHFFTEEDGELSKSDEYYSPANIPEYVINDIATWVQGRLK, from the coding sequence ATGAGCACGAAAAAAAGAATAGGGAGTAAGTTATTACTTGTCGGTGCAATGTGTGCAATAACCATTCCTTCGGTTTCATATGCGGAGGAAGTAATTTCACCTAAAAATTTCGAGGATTATTCAAACTTGTATGAGGGACGGAATAAGGACGTATTGAAAACAAGTTTATATCAAAATACATATAATAATCCGTTCAACCACCAAATTAAATCGAAATTAAAGGAAACAAACACAAATATAAAAAAAATAGACAATATTGACGATGAAAATCCTGTTATATCTACTGCTCTTTCATTTATCCGTTCTATGCATACTGAAGATTATAAATCTGCATTTGATTTAACTTCTCGATCATTACAGAAAATAATATCTGAAAAATGGCTGAAGAACTATTGGGAGGAACTTCCTACGAAATTACCAGCAGGTTCTTTTATGGGAATTGGAGAGGTGACACAAAAAGAGACGAATTCTGTTCATACAAATGTTGAGATTAAATTAGTTTTTGAACAATTTACAGTACCTTTATTAATTAAACTAGATCCATCTGGAAAAATAGATGATTTTCAACTCAGTATGTCGTTTAGTCCTGTTGCAGATCGGCCATCATATAGTAAACCTGAATCATTTATTGATAAAGAAGTAGTAGTTGGAAGTGGTGCATTTCCATTACCAGGAACATTATCTGTTCCAAAGGGAAAGAGCCCTTTTCCAGCGGTTATTCTTGTTCATGGAGCTGGAGCAGTCGATCAGGATTCAGCAACGTATGCTTTAAAACCATTTCGCGATCTAGCTGAAGGTCTTGCTTCGAAAGGAATTGCTGTCCTTCGCTATAATAAACGAACCTATGAACATGGATTGAAAACAGAACTTAGTCCTTTTTATACAGTTGATAAAGAGACAACAGATGATGCTCTTTTGGTGACTCATTTTCTTCAAAATGAACCTATGATAGATAAGAATCAAATTTATATTCTTGGTCATAGTCAAGGTGGAATGATGATTCCGAGGATAATTGAAAAAAATCAAAATCAAAATATTGCTGGGGCAATTGTGATGGGAGGGGCGGCCAAGGCATTCATAGACAATGTTTTAGATCAATTTGAGTATCGTCTTTCTATTGGAGAAATGAAAGCAGAAGAATATAAATTTTACAAATCGCAATTTGAATTATTAAAGGATCCTAATTTCTCTAGTCAGAATCCTCCAAAGGATTTTTCTTTAGGACCACCAGTATATTGGGATTCAATCCGTAAAATTAAAGCAGCAGAAATGTCAAAAGAACAAAAAACACCGCTTCTTATTCTTCAAGGAGAAAGAGACTATCGAGTTCCTTCAAAAATTGAAATTCCCTTTTGGAAAGAACAATTAAAAGAGCGAGATAACGTTGATTATCGACTATATCCAAAGTTAAATCACTTCTTTACAGAAGAAGATGGAGAATTAAGTAAATCGGATGAATATTATAGTCCTGCTAATATCCCTGAGTATGTTATAAATGATATTGCTACTTGGGTGCAAGGAAGATTGAAATAA
- a CDS encoding DM13 domain-containing protein, whose protein sequence is MKRKYVWLIGGLIIVLGILWSLFRPEKLFIDKHVNESLPQAEIQSTEVRQQSDRVIREGQFQNGVHETTGTAKIYQLADGKRVLRLSDFATSNGPDVRVVLVPTNRLKNNEDVKNYQYIELGKLKGNKGDQNYEIPEGIDVSEYGSVSVWCKRFNENFGAVYFNN, encoded by the coding sequence ATGAAAAGAAAATATGTATGGCTTATAGGTGGTTTGATAATTGTATTGGGGATTTTATGGTCATTGTTCCGACCAGAGAAATTATTTATTGATAAGCACGTAAATGAATCATTGCCACAAGCAGAGATACAATCAACTGAAGTAAGGCAACAAAGTGATCGAGTAATAAGGGAAGGTCAGTTTCAAAACGGTGTCCATGAAACAACTGGAACGGCAAAAATTTACCAATTAGCGGATGGAAAACGTGTTTTACGACTTTCTGATTTTGCAACATCTAATGGGCCAGATGTACGAGTTGTATTAGTTCCTACAAATCGTTTGAAAAATAATGAAGACGTGAAAAACTATCAGTATATTGAATTAGGAAAATTAAAGGGAAATAAAGGAGACCAAAACTACGAAATTCCTGAAGGGATAGATGTAAGTGAATATGGTTCGGTTTCTGTTTGGTGTAAAAGATTTAATGAAAACTTTGGTGCGGTTTATTTTAATAATTAA
- a CDS encoding response regulator transcription factor, with the protein MKKRILIVEDEENIREVCKRYLEREEYEVYTAVNGKEGWDLFLTHQPDLIILDLMMPKKDGWELCEEIRQQSNVPIIMLTAKGEERDRILGLTMGADDYLTKPFSPRELVLRVQIILRRGSHVQIQAKESLLEVIEFPDLKIYPKTRYVLVCNKEVELTVKEFEVLYLMAKHPKQVFSRSQLLELIWDFGHEGASNTVTVLVSRLREKLEKHTIKNRWIHTVWGIGYRFEPNGGNET; encoded by the coding sequence ATGAAGAAAAGAATTTTAATCGTAGAAGATGAAGAAAATATTCGAGAAGTATGCAAACGGTATTTAGAAAGAGAAGAATATGAAGTTTATACCGCTGTAAATGGTAAAGAAGGTTGGGATTTATTTCTTACACATCAACCAGATTTAATTATATTAGATTTGATGATGCCAAAAAAAGATGGATGGGAATTATGCGAGGAAATTCGTCAACAATCAAATGTCCCTATTATTATGTTAACTGCTAAGGGAGAGGAAAGGGATCGAATTTTAGGCTTAACAATGGGGGCAGATGATTATTTAACAAAGCCATTTTCCCCTCGTGAATTAGTATTAAGGGTTCAAATTATACTAAGAAGAGGAAGCCATGTACAAATACAAGCGAAAGAATCCTTATTGGAAGTGATAGAGTTTCCAGATTTAAAAATATATCCAAAGACAAGATATGTACTTGTTTGTAATAAGGAAGTGGAGTTAACGGTGAAAGAGTTTGAGGTACTTTATCTCATGGCAAAGCATCCAAAACAAGTATTTTCTCGCTCGCAGCTTCTTGAATTAATTTGGGATTTTGGACATGAAGGAGCATCAAACACAGTTACCGTGTTAGTGAGTCGTTTACGTGAAAAACTCGAGAAGCATACGATAAAGAATCGTTGGATTCATACGGTTTGGGGTATAGGATATCGCTTTGAGCCAAATGGAGGAAATGAAACATGA
- the sdaAA gene encoding L-serine ammonia-lyase, iron-sulfur-dependent, subunit alpha produces the protein MYMAIKEIVDAANKSQKTIYELAIEQEIEQTKSTYEEVWSKMERNLATMQNAINKSIEGDGVFSPTGLTGGDAVKIKNYRENRKTLSGDLMVLGIQSAIGVNEVNAALGAICATPTAGASGTIPGVLFSIKDTLQLSHEDMIHFLFTSALFGTIVANNACISGAYGGCQAEVGSASAMAAAAAVEAAGGTPQQSSVAFSIALQNLLGLVCDPVAGLVEIPCVKRNAIGTANALAAADIALAGVNNIINADEVIEAMYRVGRQMPRELRETGLGGIAATPTGIAIKNKIFGEKQSNQ, from the coding sequence ATGTATATGGCCATAAAAGAAATTGTGGATGCAGCTAATAAAAGCCAAAAGACAATTTATGAATTAGCAATTGAACAGGAAATTGAACAAACTAAATCTACTTATGAAGAAGTTTGGAGTAAAATGGAACGAAATTTAGCGACTATGCAAAATGCTATAAATAAAAGTATCGAGGGCGACGGTGTATTTTCTCCAACTGGTTTAACCGGAGGTGATGCTGTTAAAATTAAAAACTATCGAGAAAATAGGAAAACCCTTTCTGGAGATTTGATGGTGTTAGGGATCCAAAGTGCTATCGGTGTTAATGAAGTAAATGCTGCATTAGGAGCTATTTGTGCAACTCCAACAGCAGGTGCGAGTGGGACGATTCCGGGAGTCCTATTTAGTATTAAAGATACGTTGCAGTTAAGTCATGAAGATATGATTCATTTTCTATTTACTTCAGCGTTATTTGGAACGATAGTCGCAAACAACGCTTGTATTTCAGGAGCGTACGGAGGATGTCAAGCTGAAGTAGGCAGTGCCTCAGCGATGGCGGCTGCAGCTGCGGTAGAAGCTGCAGGTGGAACGCCACAGCAATCTTCTGTAGCTTTTTCGATTGCATTACAAAATTTACTCGGTTTAGTTTGTGATCCGGTCGCTGGTTTGGTAGAAATTCCTTGTGTAAAGAGAAACGCCATTGGAACGGCAAATGCTTTAGCAGCAGCGGACATCGCATTAGCCGGCGTAAACAATATCATCAATGCTGACGAAGTTATTGAAGCGATGTATAGAGTTGGAAGACAGATGCCTCGCGAATTAAGAGAGACAGGTTTAGGTGGAATTGCAGCAACACCTACAGGGATTGCCATTAAAAATAAAATCTTTGGAGAGAAACAATCAAATCAATGA
- a CDS encoding aromatic amino acid transport family protein — protein MNGNTAKNIEFQADNTAVKNEKYPDPKKWHKQDTTWALSLFGTAIGAGVLFLPINAGSGGLLSLLLITILAYPVMYYSHRALAKMIYASNSADEGITGTIREYFGNKASIIFNIVYFVSIYTIVLMYSVALTNTASSFIVHQLHMQEPPRAILSLVLVLGLIAILNFGQDITVKIMSMLVYPFIVSLLFIAISLIPQWNTSMLSFSSVSTASTGMGYFGTIWMILPIIVFSFNHSPMISSFVMKQRATYGIDATDAKCAQIQKVCYIMTFAVVMFFVWSSTLSLTPDDLKVAKEQNLSILSYLANELNSPVITIAAPIIAFVAITKSFLGHYIGAYEVMRDVIIKFGKTRGKAIEEKTVKTMILSFVVLTCWYVAYANPSILGIIDSLSGPLVAAILCLLPMYAIRKVPVLAKYRGKMSNVFVIVVGILTVLASIKSLF, from the coding sequence ATGAATGGGAATACTGCAAAAAACATAGAATTTCAAGCTGATAATACTGCAGTAAAAAATGAGAAATATCCAGACCCTAAAAAGTGGCATAAACAGGATACTACCTGGGCATTGAGTCTTTTTGGAACAGCAATTGGAGCAGGAGTACTCTTCTTACCTATTAATGCAGGTTCAGGTGGTTTATTATCATTACTGTTAATTACCATACTTGCATATCCAGTTATGTATTACTCACATAGGGCGCTTGCTAAAATGATATACGCTTCTAATTCTGCTGATGAGGGGATTACGGGTACTATAAGAGAGTATTTCGGAAATAAGGCAAGTATCATTTTTAACATAGTATATTTCGTCTCAATTTATACGATCGTGCTGATGTATTCGGTTGCACTTACAAATACTGCAAGTAGTTTTATCGTGCATCAATTGCACATGCAGGAGCCTCCAAGGGCCATTTTATCGCTTGTATTAGTACTCGGTCTTATCGCTATACTAAATTTTGGTCAAGATATTACTGTAAAGATAATGAGCATGCTAGTATATCCTTTCATTGTTTCTCTACTTTTTATCGCAATATCTTTAATTCCACAGTGGAATACGTCAATGCTAAGTTTTTCAAGTGTTTCTACTGCTTCAACTGGAATGGGATATTTTGGAACAATATGGATGATACTACCAATCATCGTATTCTCGTTTAATCATTCTCCTATGATTTCGTCATTCGTTATGAAACAGAGAGCTACGTATGGAATAGATGCTACTGATGCCAAGTGTGCTCAAATACAAAAAGTTTGTTATATCATGACATTCGCTGTTGTTATGTTCTTTGTTTGGAGCAGTACTTTAAGTTTGACTCCAGATGATCTTAAGGTGGCAAAAGAACAGAACTTGTCAATCCTATCATATCTTGCTAATGAGCTTAATTCACCAGTAATCACTATTGCGGCTCCTATCATTGCATTTGTGGCTATTACAAAGTCTTTCCTTGGCCATTATATAGGGGCATATGAGGTAATGCGTGACGTAATTATCAAGTTTGGAAAAACACGCGGAAAAGCTATCGAAGAAAAAACAGTTAAGACAATGATTCTTTCTTTTGTCGTATTAACATGCTGGTATGTTGCTTATGCAAATCCAAGTATTCTTGGAATCATTGATTCCCTTAGCGGTCCGTTAGTTGCTGCTATCTTATGTCTATTACCAATGTATGCGATTCGTAAAGTACCAGTACTAGCTAAATACAGAGGAAAAATGAGCAATGTGTTTGTCATTGTTGTAGGTATACTTACTGTCCTAGCAAGTATTAAGTCATTATTCTAA
- a CDS encoding sensor histidine kinase has product MRLRIQLLLMNLLSTSIMVIAIWYSDTKMLLEPEQTRLLTVIAFVAFIISTFIYWLMTRPIMRSIQNLIKLTKQFSDRHFETMYIIGQEPREFKELATAFQQMAKKLEEGFTKLEEQENSRKELITNISHDLRTPMTSMQMMIEALQDNLIEDPEMKKQYLATVLKEIERLNGLINDLFDLSKLEFEQVDFHPSFTHLDKVLLDVLESHSVLLGDKQIHVQLDVPDTLPRLLIMPCKIERVIGNLLHNAIRYSPISGTIELTVVENKPTQQVQFTLRDEGMGISPNDQLRVFERFFRTDRSRSSQSGGSGLGLAIAKSLIEMHKGEIGVRNRADGKQGSEFWFTLPITSVKK; this is encoded by the coding sequence ATGAGATTACGTATTCAATTGTTACTCATGAATCTATTAAGTACTAGTATTATGGTAATTGCTATATGGTATAGTGATACGAAAATGTTACTTGAACCGGAACAAACGCGGTTATTAACAGTAATTGCATTTGTGGCATTCATTATTTCAACGTTTATTTATTGGTTAATGACACGTCCTATCATGAGATCTATACAAAATTTAATAAAATTGACGAAACAATTTAGTGATAGACACTTTGAAACGATGTATATAATTGGGCAAGAACCACGTGAGTTTAAAGAATTGGCAACAGCCTTTCAACAGATGGCAAAAAAATTAGAAGAAGGGTTTACTAAGTTAGAGGAACAGGAAAACTCTCGTAAGGAGCTAATTACCAATATCTCACACGACTTACGAACACCTATGACTAGCATGCAAATGATGATAGAAGCATTACAAGATAACCTGATTGAAGATCCTGAAATGAAAAAGCAATACTTAGCAACGGTTTTAAAAGAAATAGAAAGATTAAATGGATTAATTAACGACTTATTTGATCTTTCAAAGTTAGAGTTTGAGCAAGTAGATTTTCACCCAAGTTTCACACATTTAGATAAAGTTCTATTAGATGTATTAGAGTCACATTCTGTCTTATTAGGAGACAAACAAATCCATGTGCAATTGGATGTCCCTGATACATTACCTCGACTTTTGATTATGCCTTGTAAAATAGAAAGGGTCATAGGTAATTTATTACATAATGCAATTCGATATTCTCCTATCTCTGGAACAATTGAATTGACTGTAGTGGAAAATAAACCAACTCAACAGGTCCAATTCACTTTGCGGGATGAAGGAATGGGAATTTCTCCAAATGATCAATTACGCGTATTTGAACGTTTTTTTAGAACAGATCGATCAAGAAGTTCACAATCTGGAGGTTCCGGACTTGGATTAGCTATTGCAAAATCATTGATTGAAATGCACAAAGGGGAAATTGGTGTAAGGAATCGCGCAGATGGTAAGCAGGGAAGTGAATTTTGGTTCACTCTTCCCATCACATCAGTAAAAAAATAA
- a CDS encoding IS3 family transposase, which produces MKVVSKTKKFEVIHEMTKTGYTVTILCDIAGVTRSGYYNWIKRHTTPSKKQSEDIEIKKKILACHKKLREIYGYRRIQVWLKATYNLHLNHKRIQRLMSELGIKAVIRKKRPYYGKKEAYVISENHLNREFQASKPNEKWVTDITYLIFNGQRLYLSAIKDLYNNEIVAYETSRRNDLKLVLDTLKKAKKKRNVKGILLHSDQGSQYTSRQYNQLLKKYQMKASMSRRGNCWDNACMENFFSHFKAECFHLHSFHKANEVKLAVRKYMHFYNHQRFQKKLNNLSPYKYRTQVA; this is translated from the coding sequence ATGAAAGTCGTATCCAAAACGAAAAAATTCGAAGTCATCCATGAAATGACAAAAACAGGTTATACAGTGACCATTCTATGCGATATTGCTGGTGTAACCAGAAGTGGGTACTACAACTGGATAAAACGGCATACGACGCCTTCAAAAAAACAATCAGAGGATATCGAAATTAAGAAAAAGATATTGGCGTGTCATAAAAAATTAAGAGAAATTTATGGATATAGAAGAATACAAGTGTGGCTGAAAGCCACATATAACCTTCATTTGAATCATAAGCGCATCCAAAGATTGATGAGTGAACTAGGTATCAAAGCCGTAATTAGGAAAAAACGACCTTATTATGGAAAAAAAGAAGCTTATGTGATTTCAGAGAACCATCTAAATAGGGAGTTTCAAGCTTCAAAACCGAATGAGAAATGGGTAACCGATATTACCTATTTGATTTTCAATGGACAGCGCTTGTACTTATCCGCTATTAAGGATTTATACAATAATGAAATTGTTGCCTATGAAACCAGTCGTAGAAACGACTTAAAACTTGTGTTAGATACACTGAAAAAGGCAAAGAAAAAACGAAATGTGAAGGGAATCCTCTTACATAGTGATCAAGGGTCCCAGTATACATCTCGTCAATATAATCAATTACTTAAAAAATATCAGATGAAGGCAAGTATGTCTCGAAGAGGCAACTGTTGGGATAATGCTTGTATGGAAAACTTCTTCAGTCACTTTAAGGCAGAGTGTTTTCATTTACACTCCTTCCATAAAGCGAATGAGGTCAAACTTGCCGTGCGTAAATATATGCACTTTTATAACCATCAAAGATTTCAAAAGAAATTAAATAACCTGAGTCCATATAAATATAGAACTCAGGTTGCTTAG